The sequence TTGAATGTAAACTTGTGTGGCAAACGGGTAGCGGGTACGTTGCCAAGTCAAATGGGTATGCGTAGAAACACTACCCGACCGCACCATACACCATTTGACATGTCATGGTCATGTTATAAACGTAACAATCTTTGCACAAAATCTGTCCCAAAACGCTATTCGTTGGTCAAAAAATAGTTTACCTGCCAAGCTGTCACTCTACCAACGACGAAGCGTCCGATTTACTACTTACGACTGACGTATCGGAGGGTACGTTCGTCGTCACGGACCGGCAAACCCGCGGCCGCGGCCAGCGGGGCAACCAGTGGGAGGCCCAGCCGGGCCATAGTTTCACGGGTTCGCTCATTTTGTCGCCGACTTTTCTGGCCGCTACGGAACAGTTCTGGCTCAATATGGCTGTCTCGCTGGCGATCAACGATACGCTCTCGCCGCTGCTGCCCAACGGGGGGCTGACCATCAAATGGCCCAACGACGTGTATGTCTACGACCGGAAGCTCGGGGGCGTGCTCATCGAGAACACCCTACAGGGCTATAACGTCGCCCAGTCGATCATTGGCATAGGGCTGAACGTAAACCAAACCGATTTTGGCCTGCCGACGGCGACATCCCTACTGTTGGAAACACCCATTGACGAAGGGTACCAGCTCCCGGCCCTGCTGACGACGCTCTGCGAACAGCTGGAAAAACGCTACCTGCAACTACGGGCCGGGCAGCGGTCAGTCTTGCGGGAAACGTACCTGAACCACCTCTACCGTTACCAGCAGCCCCACCGCTACAACGCCGAGGGTCAGCCCTTCACCGGCACCATCGTCGACCTCGACCCGCTAGGCCGCCTTGGTATCTGGGTTGCTGGCGAGGTACGTTATTTCGGCTTCAAAGAAGTAGCGTTTGAGTAGGCTTCGCTGTCATTGGTGGTGTCATTTGCTGCGCGTCATTCGTCGTCACTGGTGGTCATTCATTGTCTTCGTTGTAAAAAGCGATCAATGACTACCAATGACAATGAATGACCACCAATGATCACGAAGTCAATTGACGGCACAGCCCAATGCCATTTCCCCCTCAAAAAATCCGGCTCCAGGCGAAGCGGATGAGCAGCAACGTACCAACGAAGCCCACGACGAGGTAGCCAAATGGTACGTAGGTGAAAGCCACGAGACGAAGCCGGTCGACAAACCACAGGATACCGATCAGCGCGGCGATGAGCGTAAGGAAACTAGCTAGTCGACCAAAGCCAGGTACGTAGATGAACGGTAATTTCTGCCGCACCAGCCACAACGTGGCGATCATGGTCAGGATGGGCAGCACCTGCAAGACAAGGTTCATGGCCCAGACACTCTGCCGCTCGAACAGAAACAGGTAAAGGTTGAGCGTCAGGGCGAACACACCGGGAATGCAGGCGGCATAGACCAGCACGGCGTAGGCATACCGCCATGTCCAGATTGCCTCCGTAGTCTCACCCGACCACAGGTTGACCAGAAAGGTGAGCAATGGAATCGTCAGAAAAAAAACGCCACTGTCCAGGGTTGAGCAGCGGCGTAGTCGAAGAGATCACGGAAGGTCATGGAAAGTATAAGGCACAATGGATAATGCACAATGTACAATGGGCGAACTGAAAACGTAACAGTTTTATAGCGAACGCTTCATTGTACACTGTGCATTATCCATTGTGCATTACTTCAGCGTCAGCAGGTAGCCGATGGTGAAGTTGGCGTCCCAGTCGAAAACGAATTGCTGGCAGCCCGTGGCGTCGGCGATGGCTTTGTAGATATTGAGGCCTGCTTTCTGCTTGGCGTTGTCGCCCTTGTAGTCGGCGGGGGCTTTCAGCACGGTGTAACGCTCCTTGCCATTCCGAACCTGCTTGGCCAATTCGAACGGAATACCGCCGATGATGAAGCAGGTTTTCCGACGACCGGCGGGTACGCCCTTCGCTTTGCTGTTGACTTCGCTGTAGACTTTGGCGTCGTCGGAGCCTTCCTGGAAATACTTGGCTCCGTAGGTTTCCAGAGCCGATACGTTGCCGTTCGTCTTCCACGAAATCTTGGTGTTACCCGACCCAATGTCGACTACGAAAGCATTGTCGTCGAACTCCGGAGGCAGCACGGCCCGCAGCGCCAGCCGACCTTCCTGCTCGGGCGTCACGGTGTTTACCACATAGTTGAGCGCCTTCAGGTTTTTGATGATTTTCTGGGTAGCATCGGCTTTCAAGGCACCCGAGCTCACCACAAACTGAATGTCGCGGCCACCCACCCCGAAGTTGAGCATGTTAGCGATGTACTGCTTCAGGCCCTCCCGGATGTCGAGGTCGGTCGCCATGTTTTCCAGTACGAGGCTGTTGCCAAAGTCGGCTTTTTCGAGCTTCCAGCGTTTCTGATCATCGATCCGAACGATGAACGAGTTGAAACCGCTGGCCCCCAGTTCGACCACGCCGCGCAACTTGCCACCTTGTGGTTCGGCCGCCTGGTAACCGAAGGCGCTGCTGGCCGACGAGGTGCCGTTCGACGTCGCCGACGACTCGCTGTCGCCCGTGCTTGAGGCTTCGCTGCTGCTGGTAGCTTCTTCGTTTGAGGCCGAGTTTTCGGTGTCGAGCCCGCCTTGAGGCAGTGATGGTGAGGAGACCTGTTCGGTTTTGTTGCCGCTCCGGAATTTGTCGATCAGGTCGATACCGGCAACGTACTTGAGGCCAAGGTAAACAAGGCCCAGAATGAGCAGCGTAATGATCAGCCGCCCGGCAGTGGTTAAGCGATTCATAAGGAGTGAAAAAGTGAAAGAGTGAATCAGCAAACGAATGAATGACTGGCGACGAATCCGCTCATTCACTCGTTCGCTTTTTAACTAATTAGTCTAACAGATTACGATAGCCTTCGTCTTTGGGCGGGTTCAGCACGCGGGCCTGCTGCGGGGCATCGAGTTGGTTGGTTGTCGCCGGGTTAAGCTGCACCATCGAGAATTCGCCCCGGTTGTAGGCTTCCAGCAACTGCTCCCCTTTGTCCGACAGCAAGCCGTTCTGAATGTCCACGCCATTGATGAAGTCCATCGAGAGGTCCATCGCCCGTTTCATTTCGCCCAGCTTCTTGCTCATGTCGTCCTGGATGTACTCCATCGACTCATCGAAGTAGAACTTCTTGTCGGGGTTGCCTTTGAAGATGCTGACCGCCGTTTTGAGCGCGTTCGAGCTTTCCTTCACGATCTTGTACTCGGTCTCTTTCAGCTTTACCTTGATGTCGGTTTCCTTGATCAGGTAATCGGCCGATTTGTTGACCTTTTCCATGAAATCGAGCACCGTTTTCATGTTGCGTTGCAGCGGGAGCAACTTCTCGTTCATCTCCTGCAAGCCCGCGCCTTCGATCGTCGCCAGCGTGGCGGCTTCTTTCATGCCGGGTTTGGTCGCGGCCATCTCATTGGCTTTGTTGGCCTCGGCAAATTTCTGCTTGATGGTGTCGTTGTTCTCGTTGATCTTCTTGTTCAGCTTCACCAGTTGCCCGGCCAGCGTGTCGATCTGCCCCTGCATTTTCTCGCGTTTCTCGCGCAGATCCTGCACGTAGATTTTCATGATGGCAATCGGGTCGAGCTGAATGATAGTCCCGGCCAGTTTGCGCATGAACGTTTTGAACAGGAAGAACACCGCCGTTCGGACGTCGCGACTGGTGAATAGAAACACCAGTAGGGCCAGCACCCCGAGCAAACCCGCCAGATAGAGCGTGTTTTCGGTAACGCGGATCAGAAACTCCACGATCCGGTTGAAATAAACGAGGCCAAGCGCGGCCACGGCACCCAGCACTAACATGCCTGCGATGCCTTCGGGGCGGCTCCAGAACGACCCTTTGTGCGGGTCTGAGTCGGCATTGCCGCCAGCTAATTGTGAAAAGTCAGGAGAAGCCATGGTTTACGTTAGTTAAGGCGTTTTCAAGTTGGCCTTTTCAGTTGGCTGACGCCTGTGTAATTCTGCGTCAGCCAACTGAAAAGGCCAACCTGAAAACTAGAAATTCATTTCAGGTACGCTGTAATCTTGGAAATATCGGCCTTGATCTGGTCGGTGAAACTGGCGTAGGTGGTTTCAAAATTGGCCCGATTCTGGTTGATCTTGGCGCTTTGCTCGTCGATCTCGCCACCAATTTTACCCAGCCGGTCGTTGTTAGCATTGACGCGCTGCTGCAATTCGGCAATCTGTTTGGCGATCGCGTCATTGTCGGCCTGGAGTTTTTTCTGTTCGGTCTGCAACCCACCGACTCGTTCCTGCACGGCGGCTTCCACGCTTTTCAGAAAAGCCTCGCGGTCGGTGCTTAAGGCCGCCAGATACTGGTTGGCAGCGGTGGCCAACGTACCTGGGTCGCCCGTACCGGCCATAGCCTTAAAGCTCGCCCAGGCTGCCTGAAACTGCTTTTCTTCGGTAAGCCCCAGATTGGCCAGGTTGCGCAAAATCTCGCGAAACTCGAAATAGTCGGGTCCTTGCAGGTTGGCTTTGCTCAGCACCCCCGCAAAGTGATCGACAAACTTGGTGTCGACGGCTCCCGTAGGTGACCCTGCGGCGGGCGAAGGCATCGGGGGCAGGGTGTTGGTGCCGGGCTGCATACCCGCTGGTACGGATGCAGGCGGCGTGGCCGAAGCGGGTGCACCGGCGGGGCCGCGTTCGGGGACGTCTTTGATGAAAAAGCCCAGCAACTTGTCGCCAAAACTCTTTTCTGTTTCTGCCATCGGTTGAAGTCGTGATTGACGTGACAATACTAAGGGCTTACGCCTTTCACACAACGATCAACTCGTACAAACGGTTATGGGGGTCAACAAACAGGGGTTTTACCCTTATGAAGTGTACAGCCAGCCTCAAAATCGGGGTTTGACGCCGCCAGACAGCTATTTCTTGAACACCAGCGCCTTAACTGGGTCGATCCGGTTGATGATGAGCGTTGGCACCCACATCGCCAGCGCGATAAGCCCCACCACGGCCGCATTGACCAACCCAATTACGGGCCAGTCCCAGGCGATGGGTACGTAGGTCATGTAGTAGTTTTTAGGATCGAGCGGGATCAACTGGTACCGATCCTGTAGCCAGCACAGGCCAATCCCCAGCGTGTTGCCGATCAGTAGCCCCCAGGCCACGATGCTCAGACCCACCACCACAAAGAGCCGCCGCATCAGGTCGTTGGGGCTACCCAGCGCTTTCATCAGGCCGATCATCGGGGTACGTTCCATCATCAGGACCAGCAGTACCGAGCCCATATTGAAACAGGCTACGAACAGAATCAGGACCAGAAAAACGGCCGTGTTGCGGTCGAGTAGCACCATCCAGTCGAAGAGCGTGCCGTATTGGTCGGTCACCCGGATCAGCCGCATCTCGGGCGGAATCTGGTTCAGCACGGCGGAGGCGGTCGCGTTGAGCTGGGTGAAATCGCGGACGAAAATCTCGAAGCTGCCGACCGAGTCGGCACCCCAGTTGTTGAGCCGCTGCACCAGTCGCCGGTCGCCGATGACAAACGTCTTGTCGCCCTCTTCCAAACCCGTTTCGTAAATGCCGGTGATGGTCATTTTGCGGGGACGAAGGCCGGTCGGGCTGGCGGGTGCCTCGCCCGGGCGGGTTTGGCCCGTAAAATAAAGGATCGCCGATTGCCCGACCGTCAAGTTGAGCTGGTTAGCAATGGTGCGGCTGATGAGCAGCTGGGTCGAATAGCCGTTGGTACTGGCCGAATCGAAGTTGGGCAACGTACCCGCTACCAGTGATTCGCGGAAAAGCCGCCAATCGTAATCAGGTCCGACGCCTTTCATGACCACCCCCGAGAGGTCGTCCTCGGCTTGCAGAATGCCCGCTTTCTGGGTGACACCCTGAAGATGACTCACGCCCGGCAGCGCCCGTACGCGGGCCACGGCGGGTGCGTTAAGGGAAATGGGTGGGGCGTCGTAGGAGACGTTATTGGAAAACTTAATGACTTGCAGGTGCGCGCCAAAGGCAAAAATCTTTTGCTGAATGGTGCGCTTAAAGCCGAACAGGATACCGAAGGCGATGATCAGCACGGCGAGACCAATGGCAACGCTGGCAATACCCACCCGCGTGACCGTCGCCGAGAAACTGCCCAGCGGCGCATTCCGTACCCGATTCGCTAAAAAGAGGGGAAGATTCACAGAGAGGGATTCAACGAAAAAGGTTCAATAGTCAAAGTTGCGATATGAATGACCAACTTTGACTATTGAACCTCTTACTTTGGGCTAATTTTTATCCCCTCACCTGCGGGAATTGCTCGACGATGCGTTCAACCTGCTTGGCCAGATTCTGGCTGATACGGGTTGGATCGCCCACGGCATTCTGCACGGCACCTCGCCAGACGAGGCGTTTGGTTCGGTTGTCGACCATATCGACTACGACCGTACCGGCTTCATATTTCTCCTGCGTGTACTGCGGGCCAAAACTGTTCCAGCCCCACCAGCCGGGACCCCAGCCAGCGTAGCCCCAGCGGCCCCAACCCGCATAGGGACCATAAAAACCATAGGGACCACCACCCGTGTTGTTGGCTACAGTGCGGGTCTTTTCTTCAACAAAAAAGTGATAGCCGATCAACAGATCGGGGCGGCGGCTGGTCTCCTTCAAGCCTTTCTTGGCTAGTTCAGAAACCACCGTTTGCTCGACCTGATCGGACGCCAGCTGATTGTAGTAAACCGGATTTTTGGTGCCTTTCACGTCGGAATCCATCCAGGCGAAAGTGCGGTATTTCGAGAAATCGACGTTTTGTGCCTTGTCGACCGCCACGCGGGGGGCACAGGCTGAGATACCCACCAAACAGGCGAGCAGGATGAGTGCATTTTTCATAGATCAGTTGAGCATTGTTGTTCATTAGATAACTGAAATAGGGTTAGAATAGTTAGTTTATAGACTAATTATTGGCTCATAGAATGAAGGCTGGCGCGACAGAAGCGAGGTCGCCAGTTAGAACCCGTCAACTGCCACTACTTACAGGTTAGAAACGCTTATGCCCCACTCATCCACGATACAAAGCGTTTAACCCAAAAACACCGGGCGCTGCAACCCGTCGGCTATTTTTACCGTACTTAATCTGTCTGCCGGGCGCTACGTCGACGGCTGTTACCCCAATTCGTCTTTATGCGACAGTTTCTGAAGTATTTGCTGGCTACCCTGTTGGGGCTGGTCATTTTCACCCTACTGGGTATTCTCATTTTTGCCGGCATCATTGGCGCGGCTTCTTCTAAAGGAGACGTGACGGTGGCCGATAACTCCGTACTCAAAATCAAGCTCGACGAACCCATCCGCGAGCGAAGCCGTACCAACCCATTTGCGTCGTTCAGTGGGGGCGATGATGCCAACGTGATGGGGCTGGTTGAAATTAAGGAAGCCCTGAAAAAGGCTAAGGACGACGATAACATCAAAGGCGTTTACATCGCCGCTGAAAACCCGCAGGCGGGCTGGGCCACGCTGGAAGAAGTGCGTAACGCGCTGATCGATTTCAAAACCTCGAAAAAGTTTGTCTACAGCTACGCCGAAGTAATGACCGAAAAAGCCTATTACATCGCCTCGGTAGCCGATAAAATCTACCTTAATCCGGCGGGCGACATGGAATGGAACGGCATATCGGCTGAGCTCACGTTCTTCAAAGGATCGCTCGACAAGCTGGGGCTGAAACCCGAAGTGTTCCGGGTAGGGGAGTTCAAAAGTGCTATCGAGCCGTTCATTCGCGAAAACATGAGCGAGCCGAATCGCCTCCAGGTGTCGTCGTTCCTGAACTCGATCAACGATCATTTCCTGACGAGTGTGGCCAAAAGCCGGGGCGTATCAGCGATTACGCTGCGCCAACTGGCCAGCGACCTGACCATTCAGACGCCCGCCGATGCCCTCCGGGCCAAGCTGGTTTCCAACGTGGGCTATTACGACGAACTGGAAGGTGAAATCCGGAAACAACTGAAACTCGATGAAAAGAAAAAAATCGAGTTCGTTACGGTAGGCAAGTATAAGAATGCCGCCTCGGGTGATGAGAGTGACGATGACGACAAGGTATCGAGCAAGAACCGAATCGCCGTGATTGTGGCCTCAGGCGACATCAATACGGGTTCGGGCGATGATCAGAGCATCGGCTCCGACAAGATTGCTGGGGAGATCAGAAAGGCCCGGTTGAACGATAATATCAAGGCTATTGTGTTGCGCATCAACTCGGGGGGCGGCAGCGCGCTGGCGTCGGACGTGATGTGGCGCGAAGTGCAGCTGACCCGGAAAGTGAAGCCCATTGTGGCCTCGTTCTCTGATTACGCCGCCTCGGGCGGGTACTTCATGGCAATGGGCTGCAACAAGATCGTGGCCCAGCCCAACACCATCACGGGGTCGATTGGCGTGTTTGCGCTGCTCTTCAATACCGAAAGTCTGTTTAAAGACAAGTTGGGTGTCACCTTCGACCGGGTGCTGACCAACCCCCACGCCGACTTCCCGAGCGCCACCCGTCCTCTCACTGATTTCGACCGGAAGGTGTTGCAAACGGGTGTCGACCGGATTTATGCCAGCTTCACCAAGAAGGTGGCCGACGGCCGTAAGCTGCCCATCGACAGCGTGCGGGCGATTGCCGGTGGTCGGGTTTGGACGGGCACGCAGGGCAAAGCCATTGGCCTGGTCGATCAGCTCGGTGGGCTCGACGACGCCATCAAACTGGCGGCTACCGAAGCCAAACTCAAAGACGACGACTACCGCCTGCGCTACATGCCCGCCCTGGAAAGCCCCGTTGAGCAGTTTATGAAATACTTCGGCGATTCGGACGACGATACCCGCCTGAAAGCGGTGTTGGGTACGTTTGCCCCGGCCGTTCAGCAGGTACGTAAGCTACAGTCGCTCAAGGGTATTCAGGCGCGCCTGCCCATGGAAATGGATATTCGGTAGTATAAGCAGAGTGTTTTAAACCAAAAGCGGCGTTGCTGATGACACACAAGTCCATCAGCAACGCCGCTTTTGGTTGTTGGCTGACGGGACTTTGATACCTTTAGCTAACTTATCGGTCGTTCAAGTAGCCATTGGGCGGCATATTCGTGGGTACGTTAGTGACTCAAACGACCACTAGGTAACATTGACGGTATGGCTTCATTCACGGCATTTCTGGAGGTAGGCGGGAAGCAGTACCCGTTGCAACGGTACGAACTGGGTATGCGGCAGGATATCGACCATCTGGGTCGGCCCGCCTCGCCGGTATTGGGGGTAGCGATCACCTGTACCCTCCATTCGCCCGTTTCGTCCGATTCCTTTTTGTATCAGTGGATGCTGTCGCCTACCATGCAGCAGGACGGCAAGATCAGGCTATTGCAGGCGGGGGCGAAGGCTACGGAAAAGACCATCAGTTTCTTCAATGCGTACTGCATCGATATGAACCTGAATTTCTTTCCGGGCTTGTCAGGCGGAATAGGCAGTAGTTGGTTGCAACTCCAAATCAGCCCGCAGCGGGTGGCTGTGGGGGCCATCGTTCACGACAACAACTGGCCGCTGGATAGCCACGGCGCGGGCGAGACGTTCAGTCTGGCTGCTTATCAGGCCAATAGCGTAACGGCCAAAGCTCCGAAGCCACCCAAACCGGCGATCTGCGCCCAGGTAGCCGACGCCACCGACATGCGCAAGTCGAAAAAAGAGCGCTACAACGCCCGTTTGGCCGTGATCAATGAAGCAAGGACGCATATGGCACAACAACTGCCGGGTTCGAACGCCATGATTGCTCCGGCGGATGCGACGCGAGTGGCCAAGAACTTACCCGCCGTTGCTGAACAGGCTAGTTTGGAAAAGCTAACAAACCGGCTTGAGTTGAATAACCGGGCTATTGAACGGGCTCGACTCGTCGATGATATTTATGTGTGGGGGAAAGAAGATTTGTATAAGTCGCAACTAACAGACCCTGATCCTCAAAAAGCGGCCGCCGCAGCTAAGAACCTGGCTGACATCCAGAAAAAGCTGAAAATGCCGGGTGTACATCCGCCTGAAGGTTGGGTAATTAAAGAGCCTTTTTACAAAGACCCTGCTACCGGATTTGCTTATGCGGTTTATCAATCTACGTTTGAAAAGCCAGCCAGGCCGGTGCTTGTTTTTCGAGGAACGGATAATGCCGATAACGCTGTGGCTGACTGGAAAACGAACGCTCTACAGGGTATGGGCATGGAGACCCGGCAGTACTCACAGTCGATTGATAAAGCCTTGGAGTTAAAAGATAAATATGGTAGCCGGATGGAAATAGCAGGCCATTCTAAGGCCGGAGGACAGGCTGCTGCCGCCAGCATCGTAACCGGTTTAAAAGGGTTTACATTTAATGCGGCTGGCGTTCATGAAAAGACGGTGCAGCGTTACGAAAAAAGCCGTGATGATGCGAAAAAACTGATTGCTGGTAAACCCTTGGTTAATGCATTCAACTTTCCGTACGATATTCTTAGCAATGTACAGGACGTTCCTCAACTGAAAAAAGCGGCCACCATATCAGGTGCTTTGCCGTTGGTTGGCTTTGGTGGGGGCGGATATGGCGGTGCTATGGCAGGCGGCAGAGCCGGAGCGGCGGTTGGTCCTTATGTAAACCCATTGATGCCTACTTTTTTGAATAAACTTACGGGGCAAGTTGGCGGAGGTGTTGCAGGATCTGTTGTTGGTGGAACATTAGCCGCCTTATTGGCTCCAATTGTAGGAGCGAAAGTGTATTTCAACAACGAGATGCCGCCTGCAGCGGGTGCACGTACGACATTGCCGGCTCAGGATATCAATGGTAACAAGATTGATAGTCCCGGTCTACGAAGTACATTAGATCGGGTTGAATACCACGGTATGCCTTATTTAATCGACTCGATGGAGAAGCAGAAGAAAGATGATTTGAAAGGAATCGCAAAACAGTTGGGATGCTAAGGCAATTAAGTAAACTCATCGTCTTTTTTTTGGGTAGCCTGCTTTTTTCAAGTGCCGGTTGCCAATCACCCACGTCATCCATGGATCAACGCGAAGACCAATTCTTTGAGCCCGCCTATCAACCCCTGGCCCGAGCCGTTGCCCAAGGGGATTTGACCGCCATTCGCCAGCAGCTCGCCGCAGGACTAGACGTCAATCACGTGGGCAAACAGGACATGACGTTGCTGATGTGGGCCATCGTCACCAAAAACAAGCGCAGCCTGACGTACCTGCTCGAGCAGGGAGCCAACCCCAACTACAAAGACGGGCAGGGTACCCAGCCGGTGGGCTTAGCCGCAGGGTTGGACGATATCGACTATTTGCGGATTCTGCTGGATCACCAAGGCGACCCCAACAGCGAAGACCGGGGCGAGAAAGCGCTGATCACGGCGATTCTGAGTTTGTTCAAGCCCCATATCTACCTCTTGCTCGACAAGGGCGCCGATATCAACGTAACCAAGAAAGACAATCAGGTAAGCGCAGTGACCCTGTTGGCTAACTTGAACCAGTTTGAGGATGTAGCTAACTTTCTCAATCGTAATGCAGACTATCAAAAGGCCTCGTCGGTGGGGCGCACACTGCCCTATGCAGTGCAAGACGCCACCCCCAACAAGGGCACAGCGGGCTACGAGTGGCAGAAGAAGGTGAAGCAGATGCTCCAGGAACGGGGCGTTCACTTTCCGGTGGAGTCGCCGTTGTATAGCAAGCCCGCCTGGCAGCCCATCCGTCAGCGGTGGTATGAGTCGCCACAGGGGCAGGTCTATCGGGCAAGGCTGGAGGAACTGGGTCGGGATCCTGAGGGCTTCGGCGAGAAGTGGCGGGCGCTTCATCAGCAGGAAGAAGACGCCTTTGAGCAGTGGATGGCTGCCAACAACATTGAGCAGCCCGACTAGCGGTGAAACATTTGGCTCACGTTTGCTCAAAACTATTGACCATCAATAAATTATCGGTCGGCGCTAACGCTTTAGCGCCTATACTGCTTCCGATAATTAACGTCTGAATAAAGGAGACTGATGGGACAGCCCGCCGCACGAGTAGGAGATATGCACACCTGCCCAATGGTTACGCCGAGCGTACCCCCTGTACCGCACGTAGGCGGGCCGGTAATGCCACCTGGTCACCCTACCGTGCTGATTGGTGGACGACCGGCCGCTACGGTTACCAACATGTGCGTGTGCGTAGGCCCACCCGACGTGATTTCGCAGGGGGCCTCAACCGTACTCATTAACGGGCTGCCCGCCGCCCGGATGGGTGACAAAACGGTTCACGGAGGCGTACTGATTATTGGTGAGTTTACAGTGTTAATTGGCGGCCCAACGACGGTAATCACCGGGCTTGGCGTTGATTTCGATGCGTTTGCTGCCCTTTCGCCAACCCTGCAGGACCAGA comes from Fibrella aestuarina BUZ 2 and encodes:
- the tssD gene encoding type VI secretion system tube protein TssD, producing MASFTAFLEVGGKQYPLQRYELGMRQDIDHLGRPASPVLGVAITCTLHSPVSSDSFLYQWMLSPTMQQDGKIRLLQAGAKATEKTISFFNAYCIDMNLNFFPGLSGGIGSSWLQLQISPQRVAVGAIVHDNNWPLDSHGAGETFSLAAYQANSVTAKAPKPPKPAICAQVADATDMRKSKKERYNARLAVINEARTHMAQQLPGSNAMIAPADATRVAKNLPAVAEQASLEKLTNRLELNNRAIERARLVDDIYVWGKEDLYKSQLTDPDPQKAAAAAKNLADIQKKLKMPGVHPPEGWVIKEPFYKDPATGFAYAVYQSTFEKPARPVLVFRGTDNADNAVADWKTNALQGMGMETRQYSQSIDKALELKDKYGSRMEIAGHSKAGGQAAAASIVTGLKGFTFNAAGVHEKTVQRYEKSRDDAKKLIAGKPLVNAFNFPYDILSNVQDVPQLKKAATISGALPLVGFGGGGYGGAMAGGRAGAAVGPYVNPLMPTFLNKLTGQVGGGVAGSVVGGTLAALLAPIVGAKVYFNNEMPPAAGARTTLPAQDINGNKIDSPGLRSTLDRVEYHGMPYLIDSMEKQKKDDLKGIAKQLGC
- a CDS encoding DUF4136 domain-containing protein — its product is MKNALILLACLVGISACAPRVAVDKAQNVDFSKYRTFAWMDSDVKGTKNPVYYNQLASDQVEQTVVSELAKKGLKETSRRPDLLIGYHFFVEEKTRTVANNTGGGPYGFYGPYAGWGRWGYAGWGPGWWGWNSFGPQYTQEKYEAGTVVVDMVDNRTKRLVWRGAVQNAVGDPTRISQNLAKQVERIVEQFPQVRG
- a CDS encoding ABC transporter permease, whose product is MNLPLFLANRVRNAPLGSFSATVTRVGIASVAIGLAVLIIAFGILFGFKRTIQQKIFAFGAHLQVIKFSNNVSYDAPPISLNAPAVARVRALPGVSHLQGVTQKAGILQAEDDLSGVVMKGVGPDYDWRLFRESLVAGTLPNFDSASTNGYSTQLLISRTIANQLNLTVGQSAILYFTGQTRPGEAPASPTGLRPRKMTITGIYETGLEEGDKTFVIGDRRLVQRLNNWGADSVGSFEIFVRDFTQLNATASAVLNQIPPEMRLIRVTDQYGTLFDWMVLLDRNTAVFLVLILFVACFNMGSVLLVLMMERTPMIGLMKALGSPNDLMRRLFVVVGLSIVAWGLLIGNTLGIGLCWLQDRYQLIPLDPKNYYMTYVPIAWDWPVIGLVNAAVVGLIALAMWVPTLIINRIDPVKALVFKK
- a CDS encoding biotin--[acetyl-CoA-carboxylase] ligase; this encodes MHKICPKTLFVGQKIVYLPSCHSTNDEASDLLLTTDVSEGTFVVTDRQTRGRGQRGNQWEAQPGHSFTGSLILSPTFLAATEQFWLNMAVSLAINDTLSPLLPNGGLTIKWPNDVYVYDRKLGGVLIENTLQGYNVAQSIIGIGLNVNQTDFGLPTATSLLLETPIDEGYQLPALLTTLCEQLEKRYLQLRAGQRSVLRETYLNHLYRYQQPHRYNAEGQPFTGTIVDLDPLGRLGIWVAGEVRYFGFKEVAFE
- a CDS encoding ankyrin repeat domain-containing protein → MDQREDQFFEPAYQPLARAVAQGDLTAIRQQLAAGLDVNHVGKQDMTLLMWAIVTKNKRSLTYLLEQGANPNYKDGQGTQPVGLAAGLDDIDYLRILLDHQGDPNSEDRGEKALITAILSLFKPHIYLLLDKGADINVTKKDNQVSAVTLLANLNQFEDVANFLNRNADYQKASSVGRTLPYAVQDATPNKGTAGYEWQKKVKQMLQERGVHFPVESPLYSKPAWQPIRQRWYESPQGQVYRARLEELGRDPEGFGEKWRALHQQEEDAFEQWMAANNIEQPD
- the sppA gene encoding signal peptide peptidase SppA, with product MRQFLKYLLATLLGLVIFTLLGILIFAGIIGAASSKGDVTVADNSVLKIKLDEPIRERSRTNPFASFSGGDDANVMGLVEIKEALKKAKDDDNIKGVYIAAENPQAGWATLEEVRNALIDFKTSKKFVYSYAEVMTEKAYYIASVADKIYLNPAGDMEWNGISAELTFFKGSLDKLGLKPEVFRVGEFKSAIEPFIRENMSEPNRLQVSSFLNSINDHFLTSVAKSRGVSAITLRQLASDLTIQTPADALRAKLVSNVGYYDELEGEIRKQLKLDEKKKIEFVTVGKYKNAASGDESDDDDKVSSKNRIAVIVASGDINTGSGDDQSIGSDKIAGEIRKARLNDNIKAIVLRINSGGGSALASDVMWREVQLTRKVKPIVASFSDYAASGGYFMAMGCNKIVAQPNTITGSIGVFALLFNTESLFKDKLGVTFDRVLTNPHADFPSATRPLTDFDRKVLQTGVDRIYASFTKKVADGRKLPIDSVRAIAGGRVWTGTQGKAIGLVDQLGGLDDAIKLAATEAKLKDDDYRLRYMPALESPVEQFMKYFGDSDDDTRLKAVLGTFAPAVQQVRKLQSLKGIQARLPMEMDIR